A single region of the Streptomyces virginiae genome encodes:
- a CDS encoding APC family permease, with protein sequence MSAADVPVPDDLPKDRTAGAGAAATRSGTPTLTWVTLAMMTTASVASLRAAPTMAVYGLACVFLYLVPAIVFLLPTSLVSAELASGWSGGVYRWVSEGLSKPLGFLAVWCQFAMTIFYYPSLLAFVASTLAYVIDPALASNGVYTAIVIVVLYWTGVWVSSQGTKALSGLASWGLIIGTLIPGSVLVILGIVFLGQGNPSAAPMGPSNIFPVWTGLASLVLIVNNFLSYSGMEMNAVHVSSLKDPPREFPKTMFLAMGMVLLIFILPALAISWVVPADQLSLTAGVMQAFDAFFSYFHIGWLTPIAAVALVAASLGGMLTWLAGPSKGLLLISRQEGYLPPFLQQLNSHGVQQNILVTQGIVTTVIALMYALIPNVSSVYWIFSVITTQVYLIMYLLMFLAAMRLRRTQPDHPRGYRAPALGLICVVGFLASAAAMIIGFVPSSQFGGGSVWTYVAIVGGGLLLLGVVIPWLCLRMRKPSWRIAGAESTEDVA encoded by the coding sequence GTGAGCGCTGCGGATGTACCCGTTCCGGACGATCTCCCGAAGGACAGAACAGCGGGGGCGGGGGCTGCGGCGACCCGGTCCGGCACCCCCACGCTCACCTGGGTGACCCTCGCGATGATGACGACGGCCTCCGTCGCCAGCCTCCGCGCGGCGCCCACCATGGCGGTGTACGGCCTGGCCTGCGTGTTCCTGTACCTGGTGCCCGCGATCGTGTTCCTGCTGCCGACCTCGCTGGTCTCGGCGGAACTCGCGTCGGGTTGGTCGGGCGGCGTCTACCGGTGGGTGAGCGAGGGGTTGTCGAAGCCGCTCGGGTTCCTCGCGGTGTGGTGCCAGTTCGCCATGACGATCTTCTACTACCCCAGTCTGCTGGCGTTCGTCGCGAGTACGTTGGCGTACGTCATCGACCCGGCCCTGGCCTCCAACGGCGTCTACACGGCCATCGTGATCGTCGTCCTCTACTGGACGGGCGTCTGGGTGTCCTCGCAGGGCACCAAGGCCCTGTCCGGGCTCGCCTCCTGGGGCCTGATCATCGGCACTCTGATCCCGGGGTCCGTGCTGGTGATCCTCGGCATCGTCTTCCTCGGTCAGGGCAATCCGTCCGCCGCCCCGATGGGGCCCTCGAACATCTTCCCCGTCTGGACGGGTCTGGCCAGCCTGGTGCTCATCGTCAACAACTTCCTGAGCTACTCGGGCATGGAGATGAACGCCGTCCACGTCTCGTCGCTGAAGGATCCGCCGCGCGAGTTCCCCAAGACGATGTTCCTCGCGATGGGGATGGTGCTGTTGATCTTCATCCTGCCGGCCCTCGCCATCAGCTGGGTGGTCCCGGCCGACCAGTTGTCGCTGACCGCGGGTGTCATGCAGGCCTTCGACGCGTTCTTCTCCTACTTCCACATCGGTTGGCTGACCCCGATCGCCGCCGTCGCCCTGGTGGCCGCCTCCCTGGGCGGGATGCTCACCTGGCTGGCCGGACCGTCCAAGGGCCTGCTGCTGATCTCGCGTCAGGAGGGCTATCTGCCGCCCTTCCTGCAGCAGCTCAACAGCCACGGCGTCCAGCAGAACATCCTCGTCACCCAGGGCATCGTCACCACGGTGATCGCGCTGATGTACGCGTTGATCCCGAACGTCTCCAGCGTCTACTGGATCTTCTCGGTGATCACCACCCAGGTGTACCTGATCATGTATCTGCTGATGTTCCTGGCGGCGATGCGGCTGCGCAGAACCCAGCCCGACCACCCGCGCGGCTATCGCGCGCCGGCCCTGGGCCTGATCTGCGTGGTCGGTTTCCTCGCCTCCGCCGCGGCCATGATCATCGGGTTCGTGCCGTCCTCGCAGTTCGGCGGCGGCAGCGTCTGGACCTACGTCGCCATCGTCGGCGGCGGTCTGCTGCTGCTCGGCGTGGTCATCCCGTGGCTGTGCCTGCGGATGCGCAAGCCCTCCTGGCGCATCGCGGGCGCGGAGTCGACGGAGGACGTCGCATGA
- a CDS encoding dipeptidase, which translates to MTDPDRSHDPGSGSGSDRGPGAVPDAATLAGRIDALMARARSDLAELVAIPSVADPRQFPPEECARAARWVADAFTEVGLIDVRLEETPDGSHAVLGHRPGPPGSPTVLLYCHYDVQPPLGEAAWTSPPFTLTERDGRWYGRGTADCKGNIVMHLTALRALGDALPVGLKFVAEGSEEQGTGGLEEYVAAHPGDICADALLICDTGNAAVGRPTATTALRGLVDVVVTVTTLRGDLHSGMFGGPAPDALAALIQILSTLRDPDGGTHVDGLDCTGTWSGVPYEEERFRADASVLDGVRLTGSGTVADRLWARPAVTVLGIDCPPVVGSAAAVPAKARARVSLRVPPGTDSEAASAALTAHLTAAAPWGARVSVEKQGTGSPFRPATDGPAYRAMGRAMRQAYGRPMEFLGQGGSIPLCNVLAGTCPDAEIILMGVEEPRCLIHAPDESVDPTEIRNMALVEALFLLDYASAR; encoded by the coding sequence ATGACTGACCCCGACCGCTCCCACGACCCCGGATCCGGCTCCGGCTCCGACCGCGGCCCCGGCGCCGTGCCGGACGCCGCCACCCTCGCCGGGCGCATCGACGCGCTGATGGCCCGCGCCCGGTCCGACCTGGCCGAACTGGTCGCCATCCCCTCCGTGGCCGACCCCCGGCAGTTCCCTCCCGAGGAATGCGCCCGCGCCGCCCGCTGGGTGGCCGACGCGTTCACCGAGGTGGGCCTGATCGACGTGCGCCTGGAGGAGACCCCCGACGGCAGCCACGCCGTCCTCGGTCACCGGCCCGGACCGCCGGGCTCCCCCACCGTGCTGCTGTACTGCCACTACGACGTGCAGCCTCCGCTCGGCGAAGCCGCCTGGACCTCACCGCCGTTCACGCTCACCGAGCGCGACGGACGCTGGTACGGGCGCGGCACCGCCGACTGCAAGGGCAACATCGTCATGCACCTCACCGCACTGCGGGCCTTGGGCGACGCGCTGCCCGTGGGGCTGAAGTTCGTCGCCGAGGGGTCGGAGGAACAGGGCACCGGCGGGCTCGAGGAGTACGTGGCCGCGCACCCCGGCGACATCTGCGCCGACGCGCTCCTCATCTGCGACACGGGCAACGCCGCCGTCGGCCGCCCCACCGCCACCACCGCGCTGCGCGGCCTGGTCGACGTGGTCGTCACCGTCACCACCCTCCGGGGCGACCTGCACTCGGGCATGTTCGGCGGTCCCGCCCCCGACGCGCTGGCGGCCCTGATCCAGATCCTGTCCACGCTGCGCGACCCCGACGGCGGCACCCACGTCGACGGCCTGGACTGCACCGGCACCTGGAGCGGGGTCCCGTACGAGGAGGAACGGTTCCGGGCCGACGCCTCCGTGCTGGACGGGGTCCGCCTCACCGGCTCGGGCACGGTGGCGGACCGGCTCTGGGCGCGTCCGGCCGTGACGGTGCTCGGCATCGACTGCCCGCCCGTGGTCGGCTCCGCCGCCGCCGTGCCGGCGAAGGCGCGGGCCCGGGTGAGTCTGCGCGTGCCGCCGGGGACGGACTCCGAGGCCGCGTCGGCCGCCCTCACCGCGCACCTGACGGCCGCCGCGCCCTGGGGCGCGCGCGTCTCGGTCGAGAAGCAGGGCACCGGCTCGCCGTTCCGCCCGGCGACCGACGGGCCGGCCTACCGGGCCATGGGGCGGGCCATGCGGCAGGCGTACGGGCGGCCGATGGAGTTCCTCGGGCAGGGCGGCTCGATCCCCCTGTGCAACGTCCTCGCCGGGACCTGCCCGGACGCCGAGATCATCCTCATGGGGGTCGAGGAGCCCCGCTGCCTCATCCACGCCCCCGACGAGAGCGTCGACCCGACCGAGATCCGCAACATGGCGCTCGTCGAGGCCCTCTTCCTCCTGGACTACGCCTCGGCGCGCTGA
- a CDS encoding F0F1 ATP synthase subunit B family protein, translated as MGPLKPNFIELIVGLVIFLSVFASLGMVLLPRIDKTLAEREEATAGTLERAEAIESQALRVRAEYQAELSAARQEASRIRQAAHEEGVALLAAVRSEGQKVREDMVAAAGVQLEADRVIAEAELREHVLSLATVLAGRIIGEPLTDVDRARAVADAFFAGAEADSDS; from the coding sequence ATGGGACCCCTGAAACCGAATTTCATCGAGCTCATAGTCGGCCTCGTCATCTTCCTCTCGGTGTTCGCCTCTCTGGGCATGGTCCTCCTTCCGAGGATCGACAAGACCCTCGCCGAGCGGGAAGAGGCCACCGCGGGCACGCTCGAACGGGCCGAGGCGATCGAGTCGCAGGCGCTGCGCGTCCGTGCCGAGTACCAGGCGGAGTTGAGTGCCGCCCGTCAGGAGGCCTCGCGGATCCGCCAGGCCGCGCACGAGGAGGGCGTCGCCCTGCTCGCCGCCGTTCGCTCGGAGGGGCAGAAGGTGCGCGAGGACATGGTCGCGGCGGCCGGCGTGCAGTTGGAGGCCGATCGGGTGATCGCCGAGGCAGAGCTCCGCGAGCACGTCCTGAGCCTGGCCACCGTGCTGGCCGGGCGCATCATCGGTGAACCGCTCACCGACGTCGACCGTGCCCGCGCCGTCGCGGACGCGTTCTTCGCCGGTGCGGAAGCCGATTCCGACAGCTGA
- a CDS encoding Stealth CR1 domain-containing protein encodes MQGIRRLPLPAGLRRLARTVRRRGGIPPQPGPAGPERTTDRPARRGPATDREEELLATVANLVRHRGRLALVRDDLLPADARDANLRSLAEALEAAAVPYGLVPDGRLTHRVAIAPGDRDAALKACAAAFTGLPVYARLVTADDRAEDARADARADARADVLAEDLPAAVDAAEAAPDPGEGDLPTDEAPRPAPVRAVRLHHPVVTSGRTLTYGPETGCDLEFWEAPDSGEGAIATLRETPYGWWVPSLSATATHRIGDRDYPVVDCFSGRFPDDIDFPVDAVITWVDAADPAWRRRRDRAARAATATPCAAGRDPGIDLADNRYRDRGELRHCLRSIAAYAPWIRHVFLVTDDQAPHWLDTDHPRVTVVDHRELLTDPDAPEVFNSHAIESRLHRIPGLAEHFVYFNDDIFLGRPQRPQDYFLPSGLPKVFHDRRAVDPGSRAGDDVFTSSQKVTRQAVEEVVGRTYPHILAHTPYPLTRSLFTHVEELLPGRLAATARSVFRSTDDLAPVTLASHLALARGHAVEGHLVHTYVSTAHHDAIDKLPPLAAERAHDAFCLADDEDAPTEAADHTGLTATQQHNIVAAFLEAYFPVPSPFERPQP; translated from the coding sequence ATGCAGGGAATACGCCGGCTTCCCCTTCCGGCCGGGCTGCGCAGACTCGCCCGGACCGTACGTCGCCGCGGCGGCATCCCGCCTCAACCGGGACCCGCCGGACCGGAACGCACCACCGACCGGCCCGCACGGCGCGGCCCGGCCACCGACCGCGAGGAGGAACTGCTGGCGACCGTAGCGAACCTGGTCCGCCACCGCGGCCGGCTCGCCCTCGTACGCGACGACCTGCTCCCCGCCGATGCCCGCGACGCCAACCTCCGCTCGCTCGCCGAGGCCCTGGAAGCCGCCGCCGTCCCCTACGGCCTCGTCCCCGACGGCCGCCTCACCCACCGGGTGGCCATCGCCCCGGGCGACCGGGACGCCGCACTGAAGGCCTGCGCCGCCGCCTTCACCGGCCTCCCCGTCTACGCCCGCCTCGTCACCGCCGACGACCGGGCCGAGGACGCACGGGCCGACGCACGGGCCGACGCACGGGCCGACGTACTGGCGGAGGACCTCCCGGCGGCGGTCGACGCCGCCGAGGCCGCCCCCGACCCGGGGGAGGGCGACCTGCCGACCGACGAGGCCCCGCGCCCCGCCCCCGTCCGGGCCGTACGCCTGCACCACCCGGTCGTCACCTCCGGCCGGACCCTGACCTACGGCCCCGAGACCGGCTGCGACCTGGAGTTCTGGGAGGCCCCCGACTCCGGCGAAGGCGCCATCGCCACCCTCCGCGAAACCCCGTACGGCTGGTGGGTCCCCTCCCTGAGCGCCACGGCCACCCACCGGATCGGCGACCGGGACTACCCCGTCGTCGACTGCTTCTCGGGCCGCTTCCCCGACGACATCGACTTCCCCGTCGACGCCGTGATCACCTGGGTGGACGCCGCCGACCCCGCCTGGCGCCGACGCAGGGACCGCGCCGCGCGGGCCGCCACCGCCACCCCCTGCGCCGCCGGCCGCGACCCGGGCATCGACCTCGCGGACAACCGGTACCGCGACCGCGGCGAACTCCGCCACTGCCTGCGCTCCATCGCCGCCTACGCACCCTGGATCCGGCACGTCTTCCTCGTCACCGACGACCAGGCCCCCCACTGGCTCGACACCGACCACCCCCGCGTCACGGTCGTCGACCACCGCGAACTGCTGACGGACCCCGACGCCCCCGAGGTGTTCAACTCCCACGCCATCGAGAGCCGGCTGCACCGCATCCCCGGCCTGGCCGAACACTTCGTCTACTTCAACGACGACATCTTCCTCGGCCGCCCCCAGCGCCCGCAGGACTACTTCCTGCCCTCCGGACTGCCCAAGGTGTTCCACGACCGGCGTGCCGTCGACCCCGGCAGCCGGGCCGGCGACGACGTCTTCACCTCGTCGCAGAAGGTCACCCGCCAGGCCGTCGAGGAGGTCGTCGGCCGCACCTACCCGCACATCCTCGCCCACACCCCCTACCCCCTCACCCGCTCCCTCTTCACCCACGTCGAGGAACTGCTGCCCGGCCGGCTCGCCGCCACCGCCCGCTCGGTCTTCCGCAGCACCGACGACCTCGCCCCCGTCACCCTCGCCTCCCACCTCGCGCTCGCGCGGGGCCACGCGGTCGAGGGCCACCTCGTGCACACCTACGTCAGCACCGCGCACCACGACGCGATCGACAAGCTGCCACCGCTGGCCGCCGAACGCGCCCACGACGCGTTCTGTCTCGCCGACGACGAGGACGCACCCACCGAGGCCGCGGACCACACCGGACTGACCGCCACGCAGCAGCACAACATCGTCGCCGCCTTCCTGGAGGCCTACTTCCCGGTGCCCTCCCCGTTCGAGCGACCCCAGCCGTAG
- a CDS encoding GNAT family N-acetyltransferase, producing the protein MDLLPFTDTHALTVAGRPTSAQEVALWCGRQEFPVPPRAITDWQRDDDVRAHVLVQDERVVGYGELWFDAEEDEVELARIIVAPDARGKGLGRLLVRGLLAQAAAAGHHDIFLRVHPDNATALRCYRAAGFAPVDPALAATWNKTQPVDYAWLRHDPEASGA; encoded by the coding sequence ATGGACCTTCTTCCCTTCACCGACACCCATGCCCTCACGGTGGCCGGCCGGCCGACCTCCGCCCAGGAGGTCGCCCTGTGGTGCGGGCGGCAGGAGTTCCCCGTCCCCCCGCGCGCGATCACCGACTGGCAGCGCGACGACGACGTACGGGCCCACGTCCTCGTCCAGGACGAGCGGGTGGTCGGCTACGGAGAGCTGTGGTTCGACGCCGAGGAGGACGAGGTCGAACTCGCCCGGATCATCGTGGCCCCCGACGCCCGCGGGAAGGGACTCGGCCGTCTGCTCGTACGAGGGCTCCTCGCACAGGCCGCCGCGGCAGGCCACCACGACATCTTCCTGCGCGTGCATCCGGACAACGCGACGGCACTGCGCTGCTATCGGGCCGCCGGATTCGCACCGGTCGACCCCGCCCTGGCCGCGACCTGGAACAAGACCCAGCCGGTCGACTACGCCTGGCTCCGGCACGACCCCGAGGCCTCGGGCGCCTGA
- a CDS encoding 3-oxoacyl-ACP synthase III family protein, which yields MTNGPRATAHPTAVLATGSYLPEQIVHNDEVASTTGVTDEWIVRKTGIHERRRAAPHEATSDLAAHAGRRALEQAGIHPHDLAYIVVATSTPDQPQPATAAVVQHLLGAVNAAAFDVNSVCSGFVCGLTVTERLLRAEPGDAHGLVIGADIYSRILDHTDRRTAILFGDGAGAAVLGPSPSGHGMLGTSLLTRGDQHELIGVPAGGSRRPASARTLAEGAHHFRMDGRGVRAFVQENLPAAVADLLTRTGLPAGAVDHFVPHQANAVMIGEVWPALGLDNAALHLELARYGNTGAASIAVTLDEIHRRGLLAEDDVVLLSGFGGGMSVGSTLLSWAPTAHAAAPRLLAAAAR from the coding sequence GTGACGAACGGACCCCGCGCGACCGCCCACCCGACAGCGGTCCTGGCCACCGGCTCCTACCTGCCCGAACAGATCGTCCACAACGACGAGGTGGCCTCCACCACCGGAGTCACCGACGAGTGGATCGTGCGCAAGACCGGCATCCACGAACGCCGCCGCGCCGCCCCCCACGAGGCCACCTCCGACCTCGCCGCCCACGCCGGCCGCCGCGCACTGGAACAGGCGGGCATCCACCCGCACGACCTCGCCTACATCGTGGTCGCCACCTCCACCCCCGACCAGCCCCAGCCGGCCACCGCCGCGGTGGTCCAACACCTGCTCGGCGCGGTCAACGCCGCCGCCTTCGACGTCAACTCCGTCTGCAGCGGCTTCGTCTGCGGGCTGACGGTCACCGAACGCCTCCTGCGCGCCGAGCCCGGCGACGCCCACGGCCTGGTGATCGGCGCCGACATCTACTCCCGGATCCTGGACCACACCGACCGCAGGACGGCCATCCTCTTCGGCGACGGAGCCGGCGCCGCCGTCCTGGGCCCCTCGCCCTCCGGCCACGGCATGCTCGGCACCAGCCTGCTGACCCGCGGCGACCAGCACGAACTGATCGGCGTCCCGGCCGGCGGCAGCCGCCGCCCCGCCTCCGCCCGCACCCTGGCGGAAGGCGCCCACCACTTCCGCATGGACGGCCGCGGAGTCCGCGCCTTCGTCCAGGAGAACCTCCCCGCGGCCGTCGCCGACCTCCTGACCCGCACGGGACTGCCGGCGGGCGCCGTCGACCACTTCGTCCCGCACCAGGCCAACGCGGTCATGATCGGCGAGGTGTGGCCGGCGCTCGGCCTGGACAACGCCGCCCTCCACCTGGAGCTGGCCCGCTACGGCAACACCGGCGCCGCGTCCATCGCCGTCACCCTCGACGAGATCCACCGCCGGGGCCTGCTCGCCGAGGACGACGTGGTCCTCCTGTCCGGCTTCGGCGGCGGCATGTCGGTGGGCTCCACCCTCCTCAGCTGGGCCCCCACCGCCCACGCGGCCGCCCCCCGCCTCCTGGCCGCCGCCGCCCGCTGA
- a CDS encoding HAD family hydrolase has translation MTTAAAFFDVDETLIGFKTMFRFLAFHLERRGAAPGTYERLTATLHRAAADGAPRAEVNRRYYQFYAGESATSLAASGRAWFTHELADAPFIPAPTARFDAHRRHGDLTVLVSGSFFACLDPIAEHLGADRAFGTRPVIRAGLLTGQVVTPLIGAAKGRTAHAVAAIHDLDLAHCSAYGDHSSDLDLLRSVGHPVVVGSDPVLTAHAQLAGWERLPDTRAAAEPRHQETRT, from the coding sequence ATGACCACCGCCGCCGCCTTCTTCGACGTCGACGAGACCCTCATCGGCTTCAAGACCATGTTCCGCTTCCTGGCGTTCCACCTGGAACGCCGGGGAGCGGCACCCGGCACCTACGAGCGCCTCACCGCCACCCTCCACCGCGCCGCCGCCGACGGCGCCCCCCGCGCCGAGGTCAACCGCCGCTACTACCAGTTCTACGCCGGGGAGAGCGCGACCTCCCTGGCGGCCTCCGGCCGGGCCTGGTTCACCCACGAACTGGCCGACGCGCCCTTCATCCCGGCCCCCACCGCCCGCTTCGACGCACACCGCCGACACGGCGACCTGACCGTCCTGGTCTCCGGCTCCTTCTTCGCCTGCCTCGACCCGATCGCCGAACACCTCGGCGCCGACCGAGCCTTCGGCACCCGACCCGTCATCCGCGCCGGCCTCCTCACCGGCCAGGTCGTCACCCCGCTGATCGGCGCGGCCAAAGGCCGCACCGCCCACGCCGTCGCCGCGATCCACGACCTCGACCTCGCGCACTGCTCGGCCTACGGGGACCACAGCAGCGACCTCGACCTCCTGCGCTCCGTCGGCCACCCGGTGGTCGTCGGCTCCGACCCCGTCCTCACCGCACACGCGCAGCTGGCCGGATGGGAGCGGCTGCCCGACACCCGAGCGGCCGCCGAACCCCGACACCAGGAGACGAGAACGTGA
- a CDS encoding ScbA/BarX family gamma-butyrolactone biosynthesis protein: protein MTTAPSPLEQDLAALELSYSRTLDRTLVHRDSLGEVFLTDLQPLGATTYVAAAQLPRSHAYYGDHLLNPNVYDPVLLLEACRQAALAGAHAYFSVPRSDKFILTHLRVHLSRPDRIAVGPTPCQLTLHVTTSNHYVREGRTNGLDYDVDLRVGDLSIGRAGIGLRFKSPESYTALRLRNRDQRPLPSSADHPGPGAATGAPVEPYRVGRANADNVVLTGIEVAGDTLTAGIRTPGGHPSMFDHPQDHLPGMVIAEAARQIALYGALDVRGMSPSRTYPTDLAVTFNRFGELDSPATLTAVVGERRDAGRPDEDASYYTQGGIVELGDEHTPDTDRIPVRVEAHQDGESLCLLTLELARVRTPR, encoded by the coding sequence GTGACCACCGCACCCTCGCCGCTGGAACAGGACCTCGCCGCACTTGAGCTGAGCTACAGCCGGACCCTCGACCGCACCCTGGTCCACCGGGACTCGCTCGGCGAAGTCTTCCTCACCGACCTCCAGCCCCTCGGCGCAACCACGTACGTCGCCGCCGCCCAACTGCCCCGCTCCCACGCCTACTACGGCGACCACCTGCTCAACCCCAACGTCTACGACCCGGTCCTGCTCCTGGAGGCCTGCCGGCAGGCCGCACTCGCCGGCGCCCACGCCTACTTCTCGGTGCCCCGCAGCGACAAGTTCATCCTCACCCACCTGCGCGTCCACCTCTCACGCCCCGACCGGATAGCCGTCGGCCCCACCCCCTGCCAACTGACCCTCCACGTCACCACCAGCAACCACTACGTCCGCGAGGGCCGCACCAACGGCCTCGACTACGACGTGGACCTACGCGTCGGCGACCTCAGCATCGGCCGCGCCGGCATCGGCCTGCGCTTCAAGTCCCCCGAGTCCTACACGGCGCTGCGCCTGCGCAACCGCGACCAGAGACCCCTGCCCTCCTCCGCCGACCACCCCGGGCCCGGCGCCGCCACCGGCGCACCCGTCGAGCCGTACCGCGTGGGCCGGGCCAACGCCGACAACGTCGTCCTCACCGGCATCGAGGTCGCCGGAGACACCCTGACCGCCGGGATCCGCACCCCTGGCGGCCACCCCAGCATGTTCGACCACCCGCAGGACCACCTGCCCGGCATGGTCATCGCCGAGGCCGCCCGCCAGATCGCCCTCTACGGAGCCCTCGACGTGCGCGGCATGTCACCCTCGCGCACCTACCCGACCGACCTGGCCGTGACCTTCAACCGGTTCGGCGAACTCGACAGCCCCGCCACCCTCACCGCCGTCGTCGGCGAACGCCGCGACGCCGGCCGCCCGGACGAAGACGCCTCCTACTACACCCAGGGCGGGATCGTCGAGCTCGGCGACGAGCACACCCCCGACACCGACCGGATCCCGGTACGCGTCGAGGCCCACCAGGACGGCGAGAGCCTGTGCCTGCTCACCCTCGAACTCGCCCGCGTCCGGACCCCGCGATGA
- a CDS encoding 3-oxoacyl-[acyl-carrier-protein] synthase III C-terminal domain-containing protein, with product MTTTPPRPPSGISIAGTGSYLPERRLDLTAEAARHPASDAERIRATGYRTIAAEDTLYPGDMALIAAERALAAAATEPKDIDLIAVTAIHRHGHQRLWSPASWLQSRLGATRALPFTVAQGCNAQLLVLDLAADLLSTEGRRTALIVATDRFAASGFDRFTADYGIVYGDGAAAAVLTATTPTPATPTWHVLDTHSVSDPELEGLHRLDEPAPETRALFGAEHDVRAAKKRYLAAHGTDSLREATRTAVREIREALLPHGTDPAPRRVVYPNLGLPLLQENYFPEFPGGADTSLWDFGATVGHLGSGDQIAGLDHLERHHTFDTGDRVLLLGAGAGFTWTGVLLERR from the coding sequence ATGACCACGACCCCACCCCGCCCCCCGTCCGGCATCAGCATCGCCGGCACGGGCAGCTACCTCCCTGAGCGGCGCCTCGACCTCACCGCCGAAGCCGCCCGCCACCCCGCATCCGACGCCGAACGCATCCGCGCCACCGGCTACCGCACCATCGCCGCCGAGGACACCCTCTACCCCGGCGACATGGCCCTCATCGCCGCCGAACGGGCCCTGGCCGCCGCCGCAACCGAACCGAAGGACATCGACCTCATCGCGGTCACCGCCATCCACCGCCACGGCCACCAACGCCTGTGGTCCCCGGCCTCCTGGCTCCAGTCCCGCCTCGGCGCCACCCGCGCCCTGCCCTTCACCGTCGCCCAGGGCTGCAACGCACAACTCCTCGTCCTCGACCTCGCCGCCGACCTCCTGTCCACCGAAGGCCGACGCACCGCCCTCATCGTGGCCACCGACCGCTTCGCCGCCTCCGGCTTCGACCGGTTCACCGCCGACTACGGCATCGTCTACGGCGACGGAGCCGCCGCCGCCGTCCTGACCGCCACCACCCCCACCCCCGCCACCCCCACCTGGCACGTCCTGGACACCCACAGCGTCAGCGACCCGGAACTCGAAGGACTGCACCGCCTCGACGAACCGGCCCCCGAGACCCGCGCCCTGTTCGGCGCCGAACACGACGTACGCGCCGCCAAGAAGCGCTACCTCGCCGCCCACGGCACCGACAGCCTGCGCGAAGCCACCCGCACAGCCGTCCGCGAGATCCGCGAGGCCCTCCTGCCCCACGGCACCGACCCCGCACCGCGCCGCGTCGTCTACCCCAACCTGGGCCTGCCCCTGCTCCAGGAGAACTACTTCCCCGAGTTCCCCGGCGGCGCCGACACCTCCCTGTGGGACTTCGGCGCCACCGTCGGCCACCTCGGCAGCGGCGACCAGATCGCCGGCCTCGACCACCTCGAACGCCACCACACCTTCGACACCGGCGACCGCGTCCTCCTCCTCGGCGCCGGAGCCGGATTCACCTGGACAGGAGTGCTCCTGGAACGCCGCTGA